From one Streptococcus oralis genomic stretch:
- the rpoE gene encoding DNA-directed RNA polymerase subunit delta: protein MELEVFAGQEKSELSMIEVARAILELRGRDHEMHFSDLVNEIQNYLGTSNSDIREALPLFYTELNFDGSFISLGDNKWGLRSWYGVDEIDEEIIALEESDDDEVAPKAKKKRVNAFMDGDSDAIDYNADDPEDEDAYEADPALSYDDENPDDEKNEVEAYDAEINEIAPDDLGEDVDLNEEDDEFSDDDAETSEEE, encoded by the coding sequence TTGGAATTAGAAGTATTTGCTGGGCAAGAAAAAAGTGAACTATCTATGATTGAGGTAGCGCGTGCTATCTTGGAACTTCGTGGTCGCGATCATGAGATGCATTTTAGCGATCTTGTAAACGAAATTCAAAACTACCTTGGAACATCAAACAGCGATATCCGCGAAGCTTTGCCTTTGTTCTACACAGAGTTGAACTTTGACGGTAGCTTCATCTCTCTTGGAGACAATAAATGGGGTCTTCGTTCATGGTATGGTGTGGACGAAATCGACGAAGAAATCATCGCTCTTGAAGAAAGTGACGACGATGAAGTAGCACCAAAAGCTAAGAAAAAACGTGTCAATGCCTTTATGGATGGTGATTCAGATGCCATTGACTACAATGCAGATGATCCAGAAGATGAAGATGCATACGAAGCAGACCCAGCTCTTTCATATGATGATGAAAATCCAGATGATGAGAAAAATGAAGTGGAAGCTTACGATGCAGAAATCAACGAAATCGCTCCTGATGACTTAGGTGAAGACGTGGATCTTAACGAAGAAGACGACGAGTTTTCTGACGATGATGCTGAAACGAGTGAAGAAGAGTAA